Proteins encoded within one genomic window of Nitrospinaceae bacterium:
- a CDS encoding peptidyl-prolyl cis-trans isomerase, whose product MVKKDSVVSMSYNLKNAAGEELGSADSAKPLTYLQGSGQIVPGLENALEGLVIGDKKDVTLTAQEGYGELNPELKMKVERKMFPPDAEIKAGMQFRANIGGDREHTFTVMDVQNDDVFVDGNHPLAGQTLHFSVEIVGIREATQEELTHGHAHGPDGTHSH is encoded by the coding sequence ATGGTTAAGAAGGATAGCGTGGTCAGCATGAGTTACAACTTGAAAAATGCCGCAGGTGAAGAACTGGGCAGTGCCGATAGCGCCAAGCCCCTCACCTACCTTCAAGGGTCGGGACAGATCGTTCCCGGTCTGGAAAATGCCCTCGAAGGGTTGGTTATCGGTGATAAAAAGGATGTCACTCTCACCGCCCAGGAAGGCTATGGAGAGTTGAATCCTGAATTAAAAATGAAGGTGGAACGCAAAATGTTCCCCCCCGATGCGGAAATCAAGGCCGGGATGCAGTTTCGCGCCAACATCGGCGGCGATCGCGAGCACACGTTCACCGTCATGGATGTTCAAAACGACGATGTTTTTGTCGACGGCAATCATCCCCTGGCGGGACAAACACTGCATTTTTCAGTTGAGATCGTCGGCATTCGGGAAGCTACCCAGGAAGAACTGACGCATGGCCACGCCCATGGACCGGACGGAACCCATTCCCATTGA
- the hutG gene encoding N-formylglutamate deformylase, producing MAKLPFLISIPHGGTKTPQEISDRVCITQKDLFEDGDAFTREIYGIRDEVQAFIETDIARAFVDLNRETSDRPPKNPDGIVKTKTCHGQPIYSPGLLLDETIGEELIQKYHDPYHKKIRELLNTHSGIKLGLDCHTMEPVGPPIAPDSGKERPLICLGNNYGKSCSDEWVQKLAECLQEGFHLKAGDVTINEPFAGGYITRKYGNDPVPWIQIEMNRKLYLSNPWFDPKSLTVDPRRLSQLREAFKTGLNLFEKTL from the coding sequence ATGGCTAAACTTCCATTTCTGATCTCTATTCCCCATGGGGGAACAAAAACTCCCCAAGAAATTTCCGATCGGGTTTGTATCACGCAGAAGGATTTGTTTGAGGATGGGGATGCCTTCACCCGGGAGATCTACGGGATCCGCGATGAAGTTCAGGCTTTTATCGAAACGGACATCGCCAGAGCGTTTGTCGATTTGAACCGTGAAACTTCAGACCGGCCTCCCAAAAACCCGGACGGCATTGTCAAAACCAAAACCTGCCATGGCCAGCCGATCTATTCTCCTGGGTTGTTGCTCGACGAAACAATCGGTGAGGAACTGATTCAAAAATACCACGACCCTTACCACAAAAAAATCCGGGAGTTGTTGAACACCCATTCCGGGATCAAATTAGGCCTGGATTGTCATACCATGGAGCCTGTTGGCCCTCCCATCGCTCCCGATAGTGGGAAAGAGCGTCCTCTTATTTGCCTGGGAAATAATTATGGAAAAAGTTGTTCCGATGAGTGGGTGCAAAAATTAGCTGAATGCCTTCAGGAAGGTTTTCACTTAAAAGCAGGGGACGTGACGATCAACGAGCCTTTCGCGGGGGGGTATATCACCAGAAAATACGGAAACGATCCGGTACCCTGGATTCAAATTGAAATGAATCGAAAATTATATCTCTCCAACCCCTGGTTCGACCCAAAAAGCTTAACAGTAGACCCCAGACGATTGAGCCAACTGCGGGAAGCTTTTAAAACGGGGCTCAATTTGTTTGAAAAAACCTTGTAG
- the scbA gene encoding adhesin, which yields MAKINVVTTTEDIASIVREVGGNRVAVQSIARGYQDPHVVEAKPSYMLKINRADLLAYQGLELEVGWLPLLIQGGRNKKVMPGQLGHLDVSHAITPLEVPAGQLDRSMGDVHPLGNPHYTLNPENGLLIAAVIAERLSQLDPSGSQSYQANLEKFRQRLKAKVVEWKSRLEKFKGSKVVTYHTTWSYLLDFFKIESVGAIENRPGIPPSGRHLAELATLMNQTGTKVILQANYFDDEFSQLLASKTEATVLALPVAVGGTEEAQDTFTLFEILVDKLEKAFAKHQSLIKKENH from the coding sequence ATGGCCAAAATCAATGTCGTGACCACCACCGAAGACATTGCATCCATTGTCAGAGAAGTCGGGGGAAACCGGGTTGCCGTGCAAAGCATCGCCAGAGGCTATCAGGACCCGCACGTCGTTGAAGCCAAGCCCAGCTACATGCTGAAAATCAACCGCGCCGATTTACTGGCGTATCAGGGTCTGGAACTGGAGGTGGGCTGGCTTCCCTTATTGATCCAAGGTGGCAGGAATAAAAAAGTCATGCCGGGACAATTGGGCCATCTGGACGTATCCCACGCCATCACGCCCCTGGAAGTTCCCGCAGGGCAACTGGACCGCTCGATGGGCGATGTGCATCCGCTCGGAAACCCGCACTACACCTTGAATCCCGAGAATGGTCTGTTGATCGCCGCTGTCATCGCGGAGCGGTTGAGTCAGCTCGACCCATCCGGCTCACAAAGCTATCAGGCCAATTTAGAAAAGTTCCGTCAGCGTCTGAAAGCGAAAGTTGTTGAATGGAAATCCCGGTTGGAAAAATTCAAGGGTTCCAAGGTGGTCACGTACCACACGACCTGGAGTTACCTTCTGGATTTTTTTAAAATCGAATCGGTTGGCGCCATTGAAAACCGCCCCGGAATTCCCCCCAGTGGACGACACCTCGCCGAACTGGCAACCTTGATGAATCAAACCGGCACCAAAGTCATTCTGCAGGCCAACTATTTCGATGACGAATTTTCACAATTGCTGGCCAGCAAGACCGAGGCAACGGTGCTGGCTCTTCCAGTGGCGGTAGGAGGCACGGAAGAAGCGCAGGACACCTTCACTTTATTTGAGATTTTGGTCGATAAACTGGAAAAGGCTTTTGCGAAACATCAATCCCTCATTAAAAAGGAAAATCATTAA
- a CDS encoding serine/threonine protein kinase: protein MNPSKITEFNLPAGKSIAGKYKVLSRLGSGWEGEVYKIYEVKTGIEKAAKLFYPQRNLRGKSAKRYAQKLHKLRQCSLLIQYHTQEEIIYHKFPVTVLVSEYVEGVLLSEFLLNFPGKKLDPYKALHLLHALAKGIEEIHLRNEYHGDLHSDNIIVNKFGLNFELKLLDLFHYGAARPEFLRDDLIGLINIFYEVLGGSKNYSKHPQAIKYICCGLKKSMIVKKFKTVSQLREHLEVMEWTF, encoded by the coding sequence ATGAACCCTTCAAAAATAACAGAATTCAATTTGCCTGCTGGCAAGTCCATTGCTGGAAAATACAAGGTCCTTTCCAGGTTGGGTTCTGGCTGGGAGGGAGAAGTTTATAAAATTTATGAAGTTAAAACTGGAATTGAAAAAGCGGCAAAATTATTTTATCCGCAAAGGAACCTGCGGGGTAAATCCGCAAAAAGATATGCCCAGAAATTACACAAACTACGCCAATGCTCTTTGCTCATCCAGTATCACACTCAAGAGGAAATCATCTATCATAAATTTCCCGTCACTGTTTTAGTTTCCGAATATGTGGAAGGAGTTCTGTTGTCGGAATTTCTTCTTAATTTTCCGGGGAAGAAACTGGACCCCTATAAAGCCCTGCATCTTTTGCATGCTTTGGCAAAGGGAATTGAGGAAATTCATCTTAGAAATGAATATCACGGCGATTTGCACAGCGATAATATTATTGTCAATAAATTTGGTCTCAACTTCGAACTCAAGCTTTTAGATTTATTTCACTATGGAGCCGCTCGACCTGAGTTTCTTAGGGATGATTTGATTGGATTGATTAATATTTTCTATGAAGTTTTAGGCGGAAGCAAAAATTATTCCAAGCATCCGCAGGCAATTAAATATATCTGTTGCGGCCTTAAAAAGAGTATGATTGTGAAAAAATTCAAAACAGTGTCCCAGCTTAGAGAGCATTTGGAAGTGATGGAATGGACCTTTTAA
- a CDS encoding ABC transporter, with amino-acid sequence MSEFLTFMGPSAAACFLLAVIYTYFGCHVLKREIIFIDLSLAQLAALGTTTAFALDLELDASGSFALSLLFVVAGSVFFSTTRNLGKSIPQEAVIGIVYVVSASVALLLASGMPHGAEHLKTLLNGSILWITWGGVLQIFGVTLGVGGLHWAMRAQFFKLSETYKNADAANSLSKTWDFLFYVTLGLVIVFSVRTAGVFLIFTFLIIPAVCGALFSPSMVRQFITGSILGIVVSLAGLLLSFFLDLPTGATLVCSFGTVFFASLVLRRFRPSI; translated from the coding sequence ATGAGTGAATTTCTGACATTCATGGGTCCATCGGCAGCTGCCTGCTTCCTGCTCGCCGTCATTTACACCTATTTTGGCTGTCACGTTTTAAAGCGCGAGATCATTTTCATCGATCTATCGCTTGCCCAGTTGGCCGCGCTGGGGACAACCACCGCCTTCGCACTTGACCTCGAACTGGATGCTTCCGGTTCTTTCGCCCTGTCACTTTTGTTTGTGGTTGCGGGGTCGGTGTTTTTTTCAACCACGCGCAATCTCGGGAAAAGCATTCCCCAGGAAGCCGTCATCGGAATCGTTTACGTCGTCAGCGCCTCGGTGGCCCTGCTTCTCGCAAGCGGGATGCCGCACGGAGCGGAGCATTTGAAAACGCTTTTAAACGGCTCCATCCTGTGGATCACCTGGGGGGGAGTCCTGCAAATTTTCGGTGTGACCCTGGGAGTCGGCGGATTGCACTGGGCAATGAGAGCCCAGTTTTTTAAACTCTCGGAAACTTACAAAAACGCCGATGCCGCAAATTCACTGAGTAAAACCTGGGATTTTTTGTTTTACGTCACCTTAGGGTTGGTGATCGTCTTCTCGGTCAGAACGGCGGGTGTTTTTTTGATTTTCACATTTCTTATTATCCCCGCGGTCTGCGGGGCGCTGTTTTCCCCATCGATGGTCCGGCAATTCATCACAGGTTCCATCCTTGGCATTGTCGTCAGTCTGGCGGGTTTGCTCCTTTCGTTTTTTCTCGATTTACCTACAGGCGCCACGCTCGTCTGTTCCTTCGGCACGGTCTTTTTTGCGTCTCTTGTGCTGAGGCGGTTTCGGCCGTCTATCTAG
- a CDS encoding gamma-glutamyltranspeptidase, whose translation MKLDNIESSFSPTEDGKCATSSGGMVSTAFPEATEAGVEMLRRGGNAIDAACAAAFALSVCEPQASGLGGQSMAILHIDERTIALDGSSRVPSLAHMDRIDKKTQRFRGYKATTVPSTPAVLGHLNFRYGKLEWSQILEPAIRIAREGYAITQLQHDLQIRETDNFLLMDSLSGAKYFLKDGQTPYPVGERFVQEDLAQLLEHLSRHGVKSFYTGDIAKRIDEDMRFHEGFLRAEDLALIPWPVERKPISRNYRKIKVFTSPPPGAGRTLLLVLQILKNLPSKVLKSRSAQAYHFMAEIFRKGLLNHKERPFDPNIYPQLPDDRKILSQSFARNLSSTIRDGIDPSLPLTELFSLANDTTHLSVMDKEGNAIGITQSIELVYGAKVAGRGLGFLYNNYMSSLDTLDPSHPYYLRPNAIPWSSVAPIIAFYKDKPWLVAGSPGSERIFSSMSQFLSHIVDSDLSIDEAMEKPRFHCTVGGKLSIEAERFDAEVIRYLEQVGYKIDRREAYSFYLGAIHAVLKCQTKDQFQGVAEIRRDGTAQGP comes from the coding sequence ATGAAACTGGATAATATTGAAAGTAGTTTTTCTCCCACGGAAGATGGAAAATGCGCCACCTCGTCAGGAGGCATGGTCTCCACCGCTTTTCCTGAAGCGACGGAAGCGGGGGTGGAAATGCTTCGCAGAGGCGGCAATGCCATTGATGCCGCCTGCGCCGCCGCTTTTGCATTGAGCGTGTGTGAGCCGCAAGCCAGCGGCCTTGGAGGCCAGTCCATGGCTATTTTGCATATCGATGAAAGGACCATTGCTTTGGATGGCTCGAGCCGCGTTCCTTCTCTTGCTCATATGGACCGCATTGATAAGAAGACCCAAAGGTTCCGAGGTTATAAGGCCACGACCGTTCCCAGCACCCCTGCTGTTCTTGGCCATTTGAATTTTCGTTATGGAAAACTGGAATGGTCACAAATTTTGGAGCCGGCGATTCGTATCGCCCGTGAAGGGTACGCGATCACCCAACTTCAGCATGATCTGCAAATCCGGGAAACTGACAACTTCCTGCTCATGGATTCTCTGTCGGGAGCCAAATACTTTTTAAAAGACGGTCAAACCCCTTATCCTGTGGGAGAGCGATTTGTACAGGAAGACCTGGCGCAGTTATTGGAGCATCTGTCCCGGCACGGGGTGAAATCATTTTACACGGGGGATATTGCGAAACGCATTGATGAGGATATGCGGTTTCACGAAGGGTTTTTACGCGCTGAAGACCTGGCCTTGATTCCCTGGCCGGTTGAAAGAAAACCGATCAGCAGAAATTACCGGAAGATCAAGGTGTTTACCAGCCCGCCTCCCGGGGCAGGTAGAACGTTGTTACTGGTTTTGCAAATTTTAAAAAACCTGCCTTCCAAAGTATTGAAGAGTAGAAGCGCGCAGGCCTATCATTTCATGGCGGAGATTTTTAGAAAGGGGCTGTTGAATCATAAAGAACGTCCTTTCGATCCAAACATCTATCCGCAATTACCGGATGATAGAAAAATTCTGAGTCAGTCGTTTGCCAGAAATCTTTCTTCCACCATTCGAGATGGAATCGACCCCTCTCTTCCCTTGACGGAATTATTTTCTTTGGCCAATGACACCACGCATCTTTCGGTCATGGATAAGGAAGGCAACGCCATCGGTATTACTCAGTCTATTGAATTGGTTTATGGAGCAAAAGTAGCGGGACGGGGCCTGGGCTTTCTATACAACAATTATATGAGCTCTCTCGACACGCTTGACCCTTCTCATCCCTACTACTTAAGACCCAACGCCATTCCCTGGAGTTCGGTCGCTCCTATAATCGCCTTTTACAAGGATAAACCCTGGCTGGTTGCGGGAAGCCCTGGAAGTGAGCGTATCTTTTCATCGATGAGTCAGTTTCTTTCCCATATTGTGGACTCCGATCTTTCCATTGACGAAGCCATGGAAAAACCCAGGTTTCACTGCACCGTGGGAGGAAAATTGAGTATTGAAGCGGAGAGATTTGACGCCGAGGTCATCCGGTATCTTGAACAGGTGGGATATAAAATTGATCGCAGGGAAGCCTACTCTTTTTATCTTGGCGCCATTCATGCCGTCCTCAAATGCCAGACCAAAGATCAGTTTCAAGGCGTTGCCGAAATCAGGCGTGACGGTACGGCGCAAGGGCCATGA